The Vicia villosa cultivar HV-30 ecotype Madison, WI unplaced genomic scaffold, Vvil1.0 ctg.000650F_1_1_3, whole genome shotgun sequence genome includes a window with the following:
- the LOC131630157 gene encoding uncharacterized protein LOC131630157, whose translation MMQPRRSPRNPFLFALISLQLQFLSGLADNNPSDPKSANKDVSEHVSKGSTGLKILLILLGVVAVIASGVFLFKLWQRKKREEQHARLLKLFEDDDELEVELGMRD comes from the exons ATGATGCAACCCCGAAGATCTCCGCGAAACCCTTTCCTCTTTGCCTTGATCTCTCTGCAACTGCAATTCCTTTCTG GCCTAGCCGACAACAACCCATCAGATCCCAAGAGTGCAAATAAAGATGTGAGTGAACATGTTTCCAAAGGTTCTACGGGTCTCAAGATACTTCTTATATTACTTGGTGTGGTAGCAGTCATAGCATCTggtgtttttcttttcaaattatggcaaagaaagaagagagaagaacAGCATGCTCGGCTTTTGAAGCTGTtcgaagatgatgatgaacttGAGGTTGAACTCGGTATGCGGGATTAA